One stretch of Candidatus Methylomirabilis lanthanidiphila DNA includes these proteins:
- the ankX_3 gene encoding Phosphocholine transferase AnkX gives MGLFGSLFEGGGKHGAKLIAASQSGETDKVKSLLADGADVNAKDREGWTALMHASWNGHTGVAAALLDRGADVGIRDNNGGTALMRASWHGHVEIAERLITKGADVDTRDHDSFTPLMYASENGHARVAELLLKHGADVDARADNGRTVLMMASAEGYTEVVGLLISKGADVNAQDKIGWTPLMYTSGKGHTAIAELLLSHGAEVNVTNKDKGTALMRAAVNGRFRVAELLLTHGADLNTRDNNNVTALMYASGKGHAKVAELLLAQGADVNVKANDGGTALEYAHWHGYDDVTRLLEKHGAH, from the coding sequence ATGGGTTTATTTGGCTCACTGTTTGAGGGTGGTGGAAAGCATGGGGCAAAGCTTATCGCGGCGTCTCAATCCGGAGAGACCGATAAAGTTAAGAGCCTGTTAGCCGACGGCGCCGATGTGAATGCAAAGGATCGCGAGGGCTGGACGGCTCTGATGCATGCGTCCTGGAATGGGCATACTGGGGTTGCGGCGGCACTGCTCGATCGCGGCGCTGACGTGGGGATAAGGGATAATAATGGTGGGACCGCCCTCATGCGCGCGTCCTGGCACGGGCATGTCGAGATTGCAGAGCGGCTGATTACGAAAGGCGCTGATGTCGACACGAGGGATCACGACAGTTTTACGCCTCTCATGTATGCATCTGAGAATGGGCATGCCAGGGTTGCAGAACTGCTGCTCAAGCACGGCGCTGATGTCGACGCCAGGGCGGATAACGGCCGGACGGTCCTGATGATGGCGTCTGCGGAAGGATATACCGAGGTCGTCGGGTTACTGATCAGCAAGGGCGCCGATGTCAATGCCCAGGACAAGATCGGCTGGACGCCCCTGATGTATACGTCCGGGAAGGGACATACAGCGATTGCAGAGCTGCTGCTCAGCCACGGCGCGGAGGTAAATGTCACGAATAAAGACAAGGGTACGGCTCTAATGCGTGCGGCTGTGAATGGGCGTTTCAGGGTCGCAGAACTGCTGCTCACGCACGGCGCTGATCTGAATACGAGGGATAATAATAACGTGACGGCCCTGATGTATGCGTCCGGAAAAGGACATGCAAAGGTTGCAGAGTTGCTGCTTGCGCAAGGCGCTGATGTGAACGTCAAGGCGAACGATGGTGGGACGGCCCTGGAGTACGCGCATTGGCATGGGTACGATGACGTGACCAGACTGCTGGAGAAACATGGGGCGCACTGA